A window of Calditrichia bacterium contains these coding sequences:
- a CDS encoding cell division protein FtsW produces the protein MKRRQLNKPLVLAFFGLMFIGIIMVYSSSPFYAEAISGDHFYFLKRHLLNLFVGLIALVTAFSLPVNKIRGYTWIPLVIAGFLLMYAAIAGTRWVNFVIIKIQAVDIAKLAIILFFADSISRKEKIMSQFSEGLFPHLFHLALFSLLVLMQPDFSSASMLLLIGLTILFVSPVKLSHLALTGLAAVPVLIVAVVTSPYKMRRVISFLNPNADTQGIGYQVHQSLISLGKGGASGVGFANSTQKMFFLPEAHTDFIFSIIGEEWGFIGTLIVAGLFSVILYQGIKMALHAQDSFHKYLIVGITAHFVFYGMINMMVTLSIMPATGLPMPFVSYGGTALVLSCFFAGLMLNIAGEIQPVRTRRVKQRSPKSTRMATPSLRKA, from the coding sequence ATGAAAAGAAGACAGTTGAACAAGCCATTGGTACTCGCATTTTTTGGGTTGATGTTTATCGGTATCATCATGGTTTACAGTTCGAGCCCGTTTTATGCGGAAGCGATCAGCGGTGATCATTTTTATTTTTTGAAACGGCACTTGCTCAATCTTTTTGTGGGATTAATTGCGTTGGTGACCGCGTTTAGTTTGCCGGTCAATAAAATTCGCGGTTATACGTGGATTCCGTTGGTTATCGCCGGATTTTTGTTGATGTATGCCGCAATTGCCGGAACGCGCTGGGTCAATTTTGTTATCATCAAAATTCAGGCTGTTGATATTGCGAAGCTTGCAATTATTCTGTTTTTTGCAGATTCTATCAGTCGCAAAGAAAAAATAATGTCGCAATTTAGCGAAGGTTTGTTTCCGCACTTGTTCCATTTGGCGCTATTTTCGCTATTGGTGTTGATGCAGCCGGATTTCAGCAGTGCTTCGATGTTGCTGCTGATCGGGTTGACCATCCTTTTTGTATCGCCGGTAAAGCTTTCGCACCTTGCTCTGACGGGTTTGGCGGCTGTGCCTGTGCTGATTGTTGCTGTGGTTACATCGCCATATAAAATGCGCCGGGTGATCTCATTTCTGAACCCGAATGCGGATACGCAGGGTATCGGGTATCAGGTTCACCAATCGCTGATCAGTCTGGGAAAAGGCGGCGCGAGCGGTGTCGGATTTGCCAACAGCACCCAAAAAATGTTCTTTTTGCCGGAGGCGCACACCGATTTCATTTTTTCGATCATCGGTGAAGAATGGGGATTTATCGGCACGTTGATTGTCGCGGGTCTATTTTCGGTGATTTTATATCAGGGTATCAAAATGGCATTGCATGCGCAGGATAGTTTTCACAAATACCTGATTGTTGGCATTACAGCACATTTTGTTTTTTATGGAATGATAAATATGATGGTGACATTGAGCATAATGCCGGCAACCGGTTTACCGATGCCGTTTGTGAGCTATGGCGGAACCGCACTCGTTTTGTCCTGCTTTTTTGCAGGATTGATGCTCAATATTGCCGGCGAAATTCAGCCGGTTCGTACACGGCGCGTTAAACAGCGATCGCCAAAATCAACACGTATGGCGACGCCATCATTGCGGAAGGCTTAA
- a CDS encoding divalent-cation tolerance protein CutA, with protein METNYLMIFCTVPDTKSAESIASALVSEQLAACCNIIQNVRSVYSWKNEICDDTELLLVIKTTVDAYDNLEAKITELHPYEVPEILAIPIYRGSKDYLNWVDSNVNIG; from the coding sequence ATGGAAACCAATTATTTAATGATATTTTGCACGGTTCCCGATACCAAATCAGCCGAATCCATCGCATCTGCGCTGGTGAGCGAACAGCTTGCCGCATGTTGTAATATTATCCAAAATGTGCGTTCCGTCTATTCATGGAAAAACGAAATTTGCGATGATACGGAGTTGCTGCTCGTTATTAAAACTACTGTTGATGCATACGATAATCTGGAAGCAAAAATAACCGAACTTCATCCGTACGAAGTCCCGGAAATTTTGGCTATTCCGATATATAGAGGGTCAAAAGATTACTTAAACTGGGTGGATAGCAATGTCAATATTGGATGA
- the murF gene encoding UDP-N-acetylmuramoyl-tripeptide--D-alanyl-D-alanine ligase: MRKFSENNSFANFLNGYPGLVSCDAPAEEINYCQLSIDSRTITPGALYVSLRGENHDGHDFALSALEKGASAVVVEDGWWALHRTEYPVFADHSTRMPVIIVHDSLDFLQQLGAWHRRQFDVPVIGITGSNGKTTTREMIATVLEQRYTVFRSSGNKNNHIGLPLMLLQLDDNIDVAVLELGTNHPGEIALLANLAKPTAAVITNIGKGHIGFFGTEAAVYHEKTALFDAVSAKQPIFVNVEDKYLKNYPLNGRNVVTVGWDKSCKIWATPDGQDKLGCPRFLLNGKQAIQLKIPGQHNIMNALMAAAIGFEWGLTDQEIADALQSFVPTNQRMQLIEKNGILIINDAYNANPNSMHAAIRYLSDLPCDGKRIAVLGDMLELGEFSDSEHAQLGKMIAQTHVDILFTYGTAARLIHDSAVEIAGDSIIAKWCESHEEIGRELNQVLSTGDALLLKGSRGMRIEAVLNYIKF, from the coding sequence ATGCGCAAATTTAGTGAAAACAACAGTTTCGCAAACTTTCTGAACGGGTATCCCGGTTTGGTAAGTTGCGATGCACCGGCAGAAGAAATCAACTACTGCCAACTATCGATAGACAGCCGGACGATTACGCCCGGTGCGCTGTATGTTTCGCTTCGCGGGGAAAATCACGACGGTCATGATTTCGCGCTGTCTGCATTGGAAAAAGGCGCATCAGCAGTGGTTGTGGAGGATGGTTGGTGGGCACTGCACCGGACAGAATATCCGGTTTTTGCCGATCATTCCACCCGGATGCCGGTAATTATCGTGCACGATTCGCTGGATTTTTTGCAGCAATTGGGCGCCTGGCATCGCCGGCAATTTGATGTGCCGGTCATCGGCATCACCGGGTCGAACGGGAAAACCACTACCCGGGAAATGATCGCCACAGTTTTGGAGCAGCGATACACGGTTTTTCGCAGTTCCGGCAATAAAAACAATCACATCGGATTACCGCTAATGTTGTTGCAACTGGATGATAATATTGATGTTGCGGTGTTGGAGTTGGGCACAAATCATCCCGGGGAAATTGCGCTACTGGCAAATTTGGCGAAACCAACGGCTGCAGTAATCACGAATATCGGCAAAGGACACATCGGATTTTTCGGCACCGAAGCAGCTGTTTATCATGAAAAAACGGCGTTGTTTGACGCGGTTTCTGCCAAACAACCGATTTTTGTGAATGTGGAAGATAAGTATTTGAAAAACTATCCGCTTAACGGGCGGAATGTGGTAACCGTTGGTTGGGATAAATCCTGTAAAATTTGGGCAACACCGGACGGGCAGGACAAGCTCGGCTGTCCCCGGTTTTTGTTGAACGGAAAACAGGCGATTCAACTGAAAATTCCCGGTCAGCACAATATTATGAATGCGCTGATGGCCGCCGCCATCGGTTTTGAATGGGGATTAACCGATCAAGAAATTGCCGATGCGTTGCAATCGTTCGTTCCCACTAACCAGCGCATGCAACTGATCGAAAAAAATGGCATCTTGATCATCAACGATGCATACAACGCCAACCCGAATTCGATGCACGCGGCGATCCGGTATTTGTCAGATTTACCCTGCGACGGGAAGCGAATTGCGGTTTTGGGCGACATGCTGGAACTTGGAGAATTCTCTGATTCAGAGCATGCACAATTGGGGAAAATGATTGCGCAAACACATGTGGATATTCTATTTACGTATGGCACTGCAGCGCGATTGATCCATGATTCCGCAGTCGAAATTGCAGGTGATTCAATTATTGCAAAATGGTGCGAAAGCCACGAGGAAATTGGTCGAGAATTAAACCAAGTCTTATCCACGGGTGATGCACTGTTGTTAAAAGGGTCTCGGGGAATGCGCATCGAGGCAGTGTTGAATTATATCAAATTTTGA
- a CDS encoding PASTA domain-containing protein, with the protein MDAGTRRILVVAGLWAFGLLLVVGKLYQVQIRQHEFYKEKARSYIEHKRTMQAARGTISDRNGEPLAVDLMHYSLAAKPAQLVEKRAVARKISKIINESYDDVYSKINNKKSFVYLAHRLTPEQAAQIRDLSDKGLLLERKFSRSYPFKEVGAHLVGYCDNDNKPGAGIEFSYDEYLHGKDGSSIFLRDAHGGQFPSMDLPTREPQNGKHIETTIDIVYQGILEAELGIAVNQHKADNGSAVLLNPRTGEVLAMANYPQFNPNEYSKYPVKNFKNQAVSDLYEPGSTFKMVSLAMCLEQLHLNMDSELVFCENGRYQLAQKTVRDHQKFAYLTARQVYENSSNVGVIKLAEKFPAAQFYRYARDFGFGEKTGIDLPAEINGILHKPDKFSKYSVSYMSIGYEVGVTPLQLASAYAAVANDGKLMQPYVVRRVVDESGRVVKENRPTELRTVISRETARQMKEVLKGVVENGTGQSARVTGVTIAGKTGTAQKIDRSTNSYTSENHIASFAGFFPVENPKFVLLVVVNNPRNGQYYGSQVAAPVFRRIAQRIVGLAVEDEPVSDQNLARIALPEMKNMLPAVEGMSVKNATKTLEKRNLKVDITGDGDTVFRQEPEAFSQFKEGQLVTLYTETRPLAETGKMPMVVGKSMKEALRILGEWDVQVEIEGSGIVIKQLPVAGSKMDNSGKIKLICNPA; encoded by the coding sequence ATGGATGCCGGAACCCGACGGATATTGGTTGTTGCCGGGTTGTGGGCCTTTGGTTTGCTGCTGGTTGTTGGCAAGTTGTATCAGGTGCAAATTCGCCAGCATGAATTTTATAAAGAAAAAGCCCGCAGCTACATTGAGCACAAACGAACAATGCAAGCTGCCCGTGGGACCATTTCCGATCGCAATGGCGAACCGTTGGCGGTCGATTTGATGCATTATTCTTTGGCTGCGAAACCGGCGCAATTGGTGGAAAAACGTGCTGTTGCGCGAAAGATTTCCAAAATTATTAATGAATCGTATGATGATGTTTATTCTAAAATTAACAATAAAAAATCGTTTGTTTACCTGGCACATCGTTTAACGCCGGAACAGGCTGCACAAATCCGCGATTTGTCGGACAAAGGGTTGCTACTGGAGCGCAAGTTTAGCCGCTCTTATCCATTTAAAGAAGTCGGGGCACATTTGGTTGGTTACTGCGATAACGATAATAAGCCCGGCGCTGGCATTGAATTTTCATACGATGAGTATTTGCACGGAAAAGACGGATCGTCCATTTTTTTGCGCGATGCACACGGCGGTCAATTTCCGAGCATGGATTTGCCGACCCGCGAGCCGCAAAATGGAAAACACATTGAAACGACAATTGATATTGTTTATCAGGGCATTTTGGAAGCAGAATTGGGCATCGCCGTCAATCAGCACAAAGCGGACAACGGCTCAGCAGTGCTGCTAAATCCGCGTACCGGCGAAGTGCTGGCAATGGCCAATTATCCGCAATTTAATCCGAACGAATACAGCAAATATCCGGTGAAAAATTTTAAAAATCAGGCGGTTTCGGATTTGTACGAACCGGGATCGACATTTAAAATGGTTTCGCTGGCGATGTGTTTGGAACAACTGCATTTGAATATGGATAGCGAATTGGTTTTTTGCGAAAACGGTCGTTACCAGCTTGCGCAAAAAACGGTGCGGGATCACCAAAAATTTGCCTATCTGACCGCCCGGCAGGTGTATGAAAATTCCAGCAATGTGGGCGTGATAAAATTGGCGGAAAAATTTCCGGCAGCGCAATTTTACCGGTATGCCCGGGATTTCGGTTTTGGTGAAAAAACCGGCATCGATTTACCTGCGGAAATCAACGGGATTTTGCACAAACCGGATAAGTTTTCAAAATATTCGGTGTCGTACATGAGCATCGGATACGAAGTTGGCGTTACGCCGCTTCAGCTTGCCTCGGCGTATGCCGCTGTTGCCAATGACGGTAAATTGATGCAGCCGTATGTTGTTCGTCGGGTGGTTGATGAAAGCGGAAGGGTTGTCAAAGAAAATCGGCCGACAGAACTGCGGACGGTCATTTCGCGGGAAACCGCCCGTCAAATGAAAGAAGTGCTCAAAGGCGTGGTTGAAAACGGCACCGGACAGTCTGCCCGTGTTACCGGTGTTACAATTGCCGGGAAAACCGGAACGGCGCAAAAAATTGATCGTTCGACAAATAGTTATACTTCAGAAAACCATATTGCATCATTTGCGGGATTTTTTCCGGTAGAAAATCCGAAATTTGTGTTGCTGGTTGTGGTCAACAATCCACGAAACGGGCAGTACTACGGCAGCCAGGTTGCCGCGCCCGTGTTTCGCAGAATTGCTCAGCGAATTGTTGGTTTGGCAGTGGAAGACGAGCCAGTCAGCGATCAAAATCTGGCAAGAATCGCACTGCCGGAAATGAAAAATATGCTTCCGGCGGTTGAAGGAATGTCTGTTAAAAATGCTACAAAAACACTGGAAAAACGCAACCTGAAAGTAGATATCACCGGCGATGGCGACACCGTTTTCCGGCAAGAACCGGAAGCCTTTTCGCAGTTTAAGGAAGGGCAACTGGTCACGCTTTACACAGAAACACGCCCGTTGGCGGAAACCGGAAAAATGCCGATGGTTGTCGGAAAAAGCATGAAAGAAGCCCTGCGGATTTTGGGAGAATGGGACGTTCAGGTAGAAATTGAGGGAAGCGGCATCGTAATCAAACAGCTACCGGTTGCCGGTTCGAAAATGGATAATAGCGGTAAAATAAAATTAATCTGTAACCCTGCGTGA
- the ftsA gene encoding cell division protein FtsA, translating to MEGKIITGLDIGTTKICAVIVKEDPDGTLNVVGIGSSPSYGLRKGVVVNIDKTVHAIEKAMEEAQAMAGVDVDSVFVGIAGDHIRSINSKGMVGVSRDDHEITQEDVDRAISAAKALALPIDREIIHVIPQEFIVDDQDGIADPVGMSGVRLEVEVHIVTAAVTSAQNIMRSVQRAGYNVRQIVLEPLASSLAVLDDDERQLGVTLVDIGGGTTDIAMFFEGHIQHTAVVALGGQHVTNDIAVGLRTPPEQAEKIKVRYGTVSRATITETDSINVPGVGGRAPRSISKSVLVDIVAPRMEEILTLAYQKMQKSELLDLMGAGAVITGGAALLESSAEMAESIWGMPVRLGIPKHLGGLTDSVKSPIYSTAVGLCLYGPKYHDDELLAGTDDEPGWDDVLGSFKKIFKRFF from the coding sequence ATGGAAGGTAAAATTATTACCGGATTGGACATCGGCACAACCAAAATTTGTGCTGTAATTGTCAAAGAAGATCCCGACGGCACGTTGAATGTCGTTGGCATCGGGAGCTCGCCATCTTACGGTTTACGCAAAGGCGTGGTCGTGAATATCGATAAAACCGTTCATGCAATTGAAAAAGCGATGGAAGAAGCACAGGCAATGGCCGGTGTGGATGTGGATTCTGTTTTTGTCGGTATTGCAGGTGATCACATTCGCAGTATCAACAGCAAAGGGATGGTCGGTGTTTCCCGCGATGATCACGAAATTACCCAGGAAGATGTTGATCGTGCAATCAGTGCAGCCAAAGCGTTGGCATTGCCCATCGACCGCGAAATTATTCACGTTATTCCGCAAGAATTTATTGTGGATGACCAGGATGGAATTGCGGATCCTGTCGGGATGTCCGGTGTGCGGCTGGAAGTGGAAGTACACATTGTAACTGCGGCGGTAACTTCGGCCCAAAATATCATGCGCAGCGTGCAGCGGGCGGGTTACAACGTGCGGCAAATTGTGCTGGAACCGTTGGCATCCAGCCTCGCGGTTTTGGATGACGACGAACGGCAACTTGGCGTAACGTTGGTAGATATTGGCGGCGGCACAACGGATATTGCCATGTTTTTCGAAGGGCATATTCAGCATACGGCAGTGGTTGCGTTGGGTGGACAGCATGTCACCAACGATATCGCCGTCGGATTGCGCACACCGCCGGAACAGGCTGAAAAAATCAAAGTTCGCTACGGCACGGTTTCCCGCGCGACGATTACGGAAACGGATTCAATTAACGTTCCCGGTGTAGGCGGACGGGCGCCGCGGAGTATCTCCAAATCTGTTTTGGTGGATATCGTTGCCCCGCGAATGGAAGAAATTTTGACATTGGCTTACCAAAAAATGCAAAAATCCGAATTGCTGGATTTGATGGGCGCTGGCGCCGTAATCACCGGCGGCGCAGCATTGTTGGAAAGCTCTGCAGAAATGGCCGAATCAATTTGGGGAATGCCGGTCAGGCTTGGCATACCTAAACACCTCGGCGGTTTAACGGATTCCGTAAAAAGCCCGATTTACAGCACCGCAGTTGGGCTTTGTCTGTACGGACCAAAATATCACGATGACGAACTATTAGCCGGCACGGATGACGAACCAGGATGGGATGATGTGTTAGGCAGCTTTAAGAAAATATTCAAGCGTTTCTTTTAA
- the murG gene encoding undecaprenyldiphospho-muramoylpentapeptide beta-N-acetylglucosaminyltransferase — protein sequence MERSNIRVLIAGGGTGGHVYPALATIEALKKQGVTQFLYVGGKKGIETKIVPKYGIPMETIWISGIARSFTLKNLLFPFKMMSSLLNSWRIVSNFKPHVAIGTGGYVSGPILFAAAKRGVPVLIQEQDVHPGVTTRLLAKYAKTICLAFPAAVEKFREMAEKLKVTGNPVRQDLGKLSKNEGRDIWKLAQNRQTIFIFGGSQGARSINIAMQNLLPKLLKTYDLQVIWQTGESQYQSVVESVAIDPKRVKVVPYVQDMDAAYAAADLVICRAGALTLAELAIVQKPAILIPYPFAAGDHQIHNSRMIETAGAATMIPEGEGWESRLQSAIENALNKPELLAQQQHAWQPLARPNAARDIAAAALSLVENR from the coding sequence ATGGAGCGATCGAATATTCGTGTGCTGATTGCCGGCGGCGGTACTGGCGGGCATGTTTATCCGGCGCTCGCGACTATCGAAGCTTTGAAAAAACAGGGAGTTACGCAATTTTTGTATGTGGGTGGAAAAAAAGGTATCGAAACGAAAATCGTGCCCAAATATGGTATCCCGATGGAAACTATCTGGATATCAGGAATCGCCCGCAGCTTTACCTTAAAAAATTTGCTGTTTCCGTTTAAAATGATGTCCAGTCTATTGAACAGTTGGCGAATTGTCAGCAATTTTAAGCCGCACGTTGCGATCGGTACCGGCGGATATGTGAGCGGGCCAATCCTTTTTGCTGCGGCAAAACGCGGTGTTCCGGTGCTCATTCAGGAACAGGATGTGCATCCGGGTGTCACAACCCGTTTGCTTGCGAAGTATGCCAAAACCATTTGCCTGGCTTTTCCGGCTGCTGTCGAAAAATTCAGGGAAATGGCAGAAAAATTAAAAGTAACCGGAAACCCGGTCCGGCAGGATTTGGGAAAGTTGAGTAAAAATGAAGGTCGTGACATTTGGAAACTGGCGCAAAATCGCCAAACTATTTTTATTTTTGGTGGCAGTCAGGGTGCGCGATCTATTAATATTGCCATGCAAAATCTTCTGCCGAAGCTATTGAAAACATATGATTTGCAGGTGATTTGGCAAACCGGTGAAAGTCAGTATCAATCGGTTGTGGAATCTGTCGCAATCGACCCGAAACGGGTGAAGGTTGTGCCGTATGTTCAGGATATGGATGCTGCATACGCAGCAGCAGATTTGGTAATTTGTCGTGCCGGTGCGTTAACGCTGGCAGAGCTGGCGATCGTTCAGAAACCGGCGATATTGATTCCGTATCCGTTCGCAGCGGGCGATCACCAAATTCATAATTCACGGATGATTGAAACTGCCGGTGCAGCAACGATGATCCCGGAAGGGGAGGGGTGGGAATCCCGATTACAATCGGCGATTGAAAACGCACTCAATAAACCTGAATTGTTGGCGCAGCAACAACATGCATGGCAGCCATTAGCGCGCCCAAATGCCGCACGTGATATTGCAGCCGCAGCACTTTCGCTCGTTGAAAACCGTTAA
- the ftsZ gene encoding cell division protein FtsZ: protein MAIEFDERAELNAKLKVVGVGGAGGNAINTMVQAGLAGVDFISINTDGQSLEQNKAQTRIQIGKELTQGLGAGANPEIGRKAVDEDREEVKRSIAGADMVFVTAGMGGGTGTGAAPVVAEIAKEMGALTVGIVSKPFNFEGIKRLQRAEAGIQEMRRQVDTLIVIPNQRLFAVVDKSTPLLDAFKVADEVLLHATKGISDLITVPGLINLDFADVRTIMSEMGDALMGTGHASGESKAVQAAQQAISSPLLEGVSIRGARGVLVNITGGTDMSLYEVSEATSIIYEEAGEDANVIFGAVINEELNDEIFITVIATGFNTEEKVVIQPPATKTDANAGTTSRLLDLPTFMREKKIRTDESATPAAGMRRVENSGSDDLDDLDIPTFLRKQMD from the coding sequence ATGGCCATTGAGTTTGACGAACGAGCAGAACTGAACGCCAAGTTGAAGGTGGTCGGCGTCGGCGGAGCCGGCGGAAACGCAATCAACACGATGGTTCAGGCAGGATTGGCCGGTGTGGATTTCATTTCCATTAACACCGACGGCCAATCGCTGGAACAGAACAAAGCACAGACCCGCATTCAGATCGGCAAAGAGCTGACCCAGGGTTTGGGCGCTGGTGCAAATCCGGAAATCGGACGCAAAGCGGTTGATGAAGACCGCGAAGAAGTGAAGCGCTCTATCGCCGGTGCGGATATGGTGTTTGTAACCGCAGGTATGGGCGGCGGAACCGGAACCGGTGCTGCACCGGTTGTCGCGGAAATCGCTAAAGAAATGGGTGCGCTGACTGTTGGTATCGTCAGTAAACCGTTCAATTTTGAAGGCATCAAACGACTGCAGCGGGCTGAGGCCGGCATACAGGAAATGCGCCGTCAGGTGGATACCCTGATTGTCATCCCCAACCAGCGGCTGTTTGCGGTAGTCGATAAATCCACCCCGTTGTTGGATGCGTTCAAAGTTGCAGACGAAGTGTTGCTCCACGCAACAAAAGGCATTTCCGATTTGATCACCGTTCCCGGTTTGATTAACCTGGATTTCGCCGACGTTCGCACAATTATGTCCGAAATGGGCGACGCACTGATGGGAACCGGACACGCCTCCGGCGAAAGCAAAGCGGTTCAGGCTGCCCAGCAGGCCATCTCCAGCCCGTTGCTGGAAGGCGTTTCCATTCGCGGCGCGCGCGGCGTTTTGGTGAATATCACCGGTGGAACGGATATGTCTTTGTATGAGGTAAGTGAAGCAACCTCAATTATTTACGAAGAAGCCGGCGAAGACGCAAACGTCATTTTCGGTGCTGTGATCAACGAAGAGCTCAACGATGAGATTTTTATCACTGTGATCGCAACCGGATTCAATACCGAGGAAAAAGTGGTCATCCAACCGCCGGCAACCAAAACGGATGCCAACGCTGGTACTACTTCCCGGTTACTGGATTTGCCGACGTTTATGCGTGAAAAGAAAATCCGCACCGATGAATCTGCAACGCCTGCAGCCGGAATGCGTCGTGTGGAGAACTCGGGTTCCGACGATCTGGATGATTTGGATATCCCCACATTCCTTCGTAAACAAATGGATTAA
- a CDS encoding phospho-N-acetylmuramoyl-pentapeptide-transferase, whose translation MLADLLFEMRDIVSGFNVFRYITVRAAFAAITALLFSFVIGPQIINALRNYQIGETIRTDGPATHQVKKGTPTMGGLIILGAVFLSVFLWGKLNNFYIQMICLCTFWMGVVGFIDDYLKVIKKMKRGLIGRYKMAGQITLGLIVSSFIYFNPEFVTSGLNDNTSVPFFKNWEFDFGILYIPLVIFVITGTSNAVNLTDGLDGLAAGLIAIAMLAFAGMSYVTGNVVFSDYLNIVHLPGSGELTVYCMAIVGAAMGFLWFNAHPAEVFMGDTGSLALGSTLGAIAVLIKKEILLVIIGGVFVAETVSVIIQTSYFKYTRKKYGEGRRFFKMAPLHHHFELKGWPETKVVVRFWIIGILLALMTLTTFKIR comes from the coding sequence ATGCTGGCAGATTTACTATTTGAAATGCGTGATATCGTAAGCGGTTTTAACGTGTTTCGCTATATCACCGTCCGGGCGGCATTTGCGGCAATTACGGCGTTACTGTTCAGTTTTGTGATCGGTCCGCAAATTATCAACGCGCTGCGGAATTACCAAATCGGCGAAACCATTCGCACCGATGGCCCGGCAACGCACCAGGTTAAAAAAGGCACACCCACAATGGGCGGATTGATCATTTTGGGCGCCGTTTTTCTCTCGGTTTTTTTGTGGGGAAAATTGAACAATTTTTATATCCAGATGATTTGTTTGTGCACTTTTTGGATGGGCGTTGTGGGATTTATCGATGATTATCTAAAAGTCATCAAAAAAATGAAGCGGGGGCTGATCGGACGCTATAAAATGGCGGGTCAAATAACCCTGGGGTTAATCGTGAGTTCATTTATTTATTTTAATCCGGAATTTGTAACGAGCGGCTTGAATGACAATACCAGCGTCCCGTTTTTCAAAAACTGGGAATTTGATTTTGGCATTTTATACATCCCATTGGTGATTTTTGTGATAACAGGAACGTCGAATGCTGTTAATCTAACAGATGGGTTGGACGGGCTGGCAGCCGGATTGATCGCTATTGCGATGCTGGCTTTTGCCGGAATGAGCTATGTTACGGGAAATGTTGTATTTAGCGATTATTTAAATATTGTTCACCTGCCCGGAAGCGGGGAGTTAACCGTTTATTGTATGGCAATTGTTGGTGCGGCGATGGGGTTTTTATGGTTTAATGCACATCCTGCGGAGGTTTTCATGGGAGATACCGGGTCATTAGCATTGGGAAGCACGCTCGGAGCCATCGCCGTATTGATTAAAAAAGAAATTTTGTTGGTTATTATTGGCGGCGTTTTTGTTGCAGAAACGGTAAGTGTAATTATCCAAACCAGCTATTTTAAATACACCCGGAAAAAATATGGTGAAGGGCGGCGATTTTTCAAAATGGCGCCGTTGCACCACCATTTTGAGCTGAAAGGCTGGCCGGAAACGAAAGTAGTTGTGCGGTTCTGGATTATCGGAATTTTACTGGCGCTGATGACGCTGACAACGTTTAAAATTCGCTAA
- a CDS encoding FtsQ-type POTRA domain-containing protein: MAIAGYGLFFVVKQIAIRSGYFKVEFVKFSGNRYLDEKNIQSFAKVDLNQSIFDVNLAYITDKMLENPYLRGVSVSRILPSSILIDVQEREPILYLADQSVYMVDETGMVLQKLPRMLMGKLPIITGLSKKAIEKDSTAIQAAIQLVRKIREVDASLVSFISEINFRDQKTPELVLVKGAARVKLGTTDYYQRIYLLSELLSKQPIMDRLPTIRTIDLTFADRVIVQNKS, translated from the coding sequence TTGGCAATTGCAGGCTACGGATTGTTTTTTGTTGTGAAGCAAATTGCCATTCGTAGCGGGTATTTTAAAGTCGAATTTGTAAAGTTTTCCGGCAACCGTTATTTGGATGAAAAAAATATTCAATCGTTTGCAAAAGTTGATCTGAATCAATCGATATTTGATGTAAATTTAGCATATATTACCGATAAGATGTTGGAGAATCCGTACTTACGCGGTGTAAGTGTTTCGCGGATTTTGCCTTCGTCAATTCTTATCGATGTTCAGGAACGCGAGCCAATTCTTTACCTGGCAGATCAATCTGTTTATATGGTGGATGAAACTGGGATGGTCTTACAAAAACTGCCGCGTATGCTTATGGGAAAACTCCCCATCATTACGGGGCTTTCCAAAAAAGCAATCGAAAAAGATAGCACAGCTATTCAGGCAGCTATTCAATTGGTTCGTAAAATCCGCGAAGTGGACGCTTCTCTCGTTTCATTCATTTCCGAAATTAATTTCCGCGATCAAAAAACCCCGGAGCTGGTGCTGGTTAAAGGCGCTGCTCGGGTCAAGTTAGGCACTACTGACTACTACCAACGCATTTATCTGTTAAGCGAGCTGCTCAGCAAACAACCGATTATGGATCGGTTACCTACAATCCGAACGATCGATTTAACGTTTGCCGATCGTGTTATAGTTCAAAATAAAAGTTAA